From a region of the Nyctibius grandis isolate bNycGra1 chromosome 10, bNycGra1.pri, whole genome shotgun sequence genome:
- the TXNDC15 gene encoding thioredoxin domain-containing protein 15 isoform X1 → MWRLLVALAWLGRALPLGAVAEQSAGGQPRSPGGGSAQSGGEPVRYRTAEMADAMLGSGLPAQQPVVLSVAPGEARDGQASAVAKGTCDVAAGGDACGAGSGPTTPPGQAGSQGREQAALETVLPAPAEEPNSTDSAKAPKVNCEERNITGIERFTLQILNVSQDLMEFLNPNGSDCTLVLFYTPWCRFSASLAPHFNSLPRAFPTLRFLALDASQHSSLSTRFGTVAVPNILLFQGAKPMARFNHTDRTLETLKDFILNQTGIEAKSDVAVTEADWEGPLPSVLTKGIDWLLLFSLLFLASFVLYATVRTESIRWLIPGQEHEHQE, encoded by the exons ATGTGGCGGCTGCTGGTGGCGCTGGCCTGGCTCGGTAGGGCCCTCCCGCTAG GGGCGGTGGCGGAGCAGAGCGCCGgcgggcagccccgctcccccgggggCGGCTCCGCGCAGAGCGGCGGCGAGCCGGTGCGGTACCGGACTGCGGAGATGGCGGACGCGATGCTGGGCAGCGGGCTCCCCGCGCAGCAGCCCGTGGTGCTCTCGGTGGCGCCGGGCGAGGCGAGGGACGGCCAGGCGTCCGCCGTCGCCAAGGGGACTTGCGATGTGGCGGCCGGCGGCGATGCGTGCGGCGCGGGGAGCGGCCCTACGACTCCCCCGGGCCAAGCGGGCAGCCAGGGCCGGGAGCAGGCCGCGCTGGAGACCGTGCTGCCCGCGCCCGCCGAGGAGCCGAACAGCACTGACAGCGCCAAGGCCCCCAAAGTGAACTGCGAGGAGAGGAACATCACGGGCATCGAGCGCTTCACGCTGCAGATCCTGAACGTGTCTCAG GACCTGATGGAGTTCTTAAACCCTAATGGCAGTGACTGTACGTTAGTCTTGTTCTATACGCCGTGGTGCCGCTTTTCTGCCAGTCTGGCACctcattttaattctttacCTCGAGCATTTCCAACTCTTCGCTTCCTGGCACTGGATGCATCTCAGCACAGCAG TTTATCAACTCGATTTGGGACCGTGGCTGTACCCAATATCCTCCTTTTCCAAGGTGCTAAACCTATGGCTAGATTTAATCATACAGACAGAACGCTGGAAACACTGAAAGACTTCATTTTGAATCAAACAG GTATAGAAGCTAAAAGCGACGTGGCTGTGACGGAGGCAGACTGGGAAGGCCCCCTGCCCAGCGTTCTGACTAAAGGCATCGACTGGCTGCTCctcttctctttgctcttcCTGGCCAGCTTTGTCCTGTACGCCACCGTTCGAACGGAGAGCATTCGGTGGCTGATCCCGGGGCAGGAGCACGAACATCAGGAATAA
- the TXNDC15 gene encoding thioredoxin domain-containing protein 15 isoform X2: protein MWRLLVALAWLGAVAEQSAGGQPRSPGGGSAQSGGEPVRYRTAEMADAMLGSGLPAQQPVVLSVAPGEARDGQASAVAKGTCDVAAGGDACGAGSGPTTPPGQAGSQGREQAALETVLPAPAEEPNSTDSAKAPKVNCEERNITGIERFTLQILNVSQDLMEFLNPNGSDCTLVLFYTPWCRFSASLAPHFNSLPRAFPTLRFLALDASQHSSLSTRFGTVAVPNILLFQGAKPMARFNHTDRTLETLKDFILNQTGIEAKSDVAVTEADWEGPLPSVLTKGIDWLLLFSLLFLASFVLYATVRTESIRWLIPGQEHEHQE, encoded by the exons ATGTGGCGGCTGCTGGTGGCGCTGGCCTGGCTCG GGGCGGTGGCGGAGCAGAGCGCCGgcgggcagccccgctcccccgggggCGGCTCCGCGCAGAGCGGCGGCGAGCCGGTGCGGTACCGGACTGCGGAGATGGCGGACGCGATGCTGGGCAGCGGGCTCCCCGCGCAGCAGCCCGTGGTGCTCTCGGTGGCGCCGGGCGAGGCGAGGGACGGCCAGGCGTCCGCCGTCGCCAAGGGGACTTGCGATGTGGCGGCCGGCGGCGATGCGTGCGGCGCGGGGAGCGGCCCTACGACTCCCCCGGGCCAAGCGGGCAGCCAGGGCCGGGAGCAGGCCGCGCTGGAGACCGTGCTGCCCGCGCCCGCCGAGGAGCCGAACAGCACTGACAGCGCCAAGGCCCCCAAAGTGAACTGCGAGGAGAGGAACATCACGGGCATCGAGCGCTTCACGCTGCAGATCCTGAACGTGTCTCAG GACCTGATGGAGTTCTTAAACCCTAATGGCAGTGACTGTACGTTAGTCTTGTTCTATACGCCGTGGTGCCGCTTTTCTGCCAGTCTGGCACctcattttaattctttacCTCGAGCATTTCCAACTCTTCGCTTCCTGGCACTGGATGCATCTCAGCACAGCAG TTTATCAACTCGATTTGGGACCGTGGCTGTACCCAATATCCTCCTTTTCCAAGGTGCTAAACCTATGGCTAGATTTAATCATACAGACAGAACGCTGGAAACACTGAAAGACTTCATTTTGAATCAAACAG GTATAGAAGCTAAAAGCGACGTGGCTGTGACGGAGGCAGACTGGGAAGGCCCCCTGCCCAGCGTTCTGACTAAAGGCATCGACTGGCTGCTCctcttctctttgctcttcCTGGCCAGCTTTGTCCTGTACGCCACCGTTCGAACGGAGAGCATTCGGTGGCTGATCCCGGGGCAGGAGCACGAACATCAGGAATAA